The following are from one region of the Amycolatopsis sp. QT-25 genome:
- the purF gene encoding amidophosphoribosyltransferase, whose amino-acid sequence MVSDPSLAGQPVTDQPDPEPREECGVFGVWAPGEEVAKLTYYGLYALQHRGQEAAGISVSDGSQIVVFKDLGLVSQVFDEQVLQSLQGHIAVGHCRYSTTGATIWENAQPIFRTTATGSGLSFAHNGNLVNTAELRDRTVEAGLKPHAGLTGSSSDSDLVCGLLAANAADKGIEAAAMDLLPTLKGAFCLVFADESTLYAARDAHGVRPLVLGRLERGWVVASETAALDICGASFVREVEPGELIAIDAEGLRSSRFATPEPKGCVFEYVYLARPDTSIAGRSVHATRVEIGRKLAAEHPADADLVMPVPESGTPAAIGYAQGSGIPYGTGLVKNAYVGRTFIQPSQTIRQLGIRLKLNPLRDVIRGKRLVVVDDSIVRGNTQRALVRMLREAGALEVHVRIASPPVRWPCFYGIDFASRAELVANGVDLDGIRRSIGADTLGYISLDGLVAASEQPKSRLCTACFSGEYPIALPEDALIGKHLLESMDSVNGAAKPVSPAGYGAEDAIRRP is encoded by the coding sequence GTGGTTTCCGACCCGTCCCTCGCCGGACAGCCCGTGACCGACCAGCCCGATCCGGAACCCCGCGAGGAATGCGGCGTCTTCGGTGTCTGGGCGCCCGGAGAAGAGGTCGCGAAGCTGACCTACTACGGGCTCTACGCACTTCAGCACCGCGGCCAGGAGGCGGCCGGCATCTCGGTCTCCGACGGTTCGCAGATCGTCGTCTTCAAGGATCTCGGCCTGGTCAGCCAGGTGTTCGACGAACAGGTCCTGCAGTCGCTGCAAGGACATATCGCCGTCGGCCACTGCCGCTACTCGACCACCGGCGCGACCATCTGGGAGAACGCGCAGCCGATCTTCCGCACCACCGCCACCGGCAGTGGCCTGTCCTTCGCGCACAACGGAAACCTGGTCAACACCGCGGAACTGCGGGATCGCACGGTGGAAGCCGGGCTCAAACCGCACGCGGGCCTGACCGGCTCGTCCAGCGACTCCGACCTGGTGTGCGGGCTGCTCGCGGCCAATGCCGCCGACAAGGGCATCGAAGCCGCCGCGATGGACTTGCTGCCCACCCTCAAGGGCGCTTTCTGCCTGGTCTTCGCCGACGAGTCCACCCTGTACGCCGCCCGCGACGCGCACGGCGTGCGCCCGCTGGTGCTGGGCAGGCTCGAACGCGGCTGGGTGGTCGCGAGCGAGACGGCCGCGCTGGACATCTGCGGCGCGTCGTTCGTCCGCGAGGTCGAGCCCGGTGAGCTGATCGCCATCGACGCCGAAGGCCTGCGCTCCTCGCGGTTCGCGACGCCCGAGCCCAAGGGCTGTGTCTTCGAGTACGTCTACCTCGCGCGCCCCGACACCTCGATCGCCGGCCGCAGCGTGCACGCCACCCGCGTCGAAATCGGCCGCAAACTCGCCGCCGAGCATCCGGCCGACGCCGATTTGGTGATGCCGGTACCCGAATCCGGCACCCCGGCCGCGATCGGCTACGCCCAGGGCTCCGGCATTCCCTACGGCACCGGTCTGGTGAAGAACGCCTACGTCGGCCGCACCTTCATCCAGCCGTCGCAGACCATCCGCCAGCTCGGCATCCGCTTGAAGCTGAACCCGCTGCGCGACGTCATCCGCGGCAAGCGGCTCGTCGTGGTCGACGACTCCATCGTCCGCGGCAACACCCAGCGCGCGCTGGTCCGCATGCTGCGGGAGGCGGGCGCGCTCGAGGTGCACGTCCGGATCGCGTCGCCGCCCGTCCGCTGGCCGTGTTTCTACGGGATCGACTTCGCCTCGCGTGCCGAACTGGTGGCCAACGGCGTCGATCTCGACGGCATCCGCCGCTCCATCGGCGCGGACACCCTGGGCTACATCTCCCTGGACGGGCTGGTCGCGGCTTCGGAGCAGCCGAAGTCGCGGTTGTGCACCGCGTGCTTCTCCGGCGAGTACCCGATCGCGCTCCCCGAAGACGCGCTGATCGGAAAGCACCTGCTGGAGAGCATGGACTCGGTCAATGGCGCGGCGAAGCCCGTCAGCCCCGCCGGGTACGGTGCTGAGGACGCCATCCGGCGTCCCTAG
- a CDS encoding DUF397 domain-containing protein, translating to MAEQFDNGIPADRLTGAQWRKASYSNAIGNCVEVAPLASGEIAMRNSRFPAGPALIYTQAEMAAFLAGAKDGEFDDVLR from the coding sequence ATGGCTGAACAGTTCGACAACGGCATCCCGGCCGATCGTCTTACCGGTGCCCAATGGCGCAAAGCCAGCTACAGCAACGCGATCGGCAACTGCGTCGAGGTGGCACCGCTCGCGTCCGGCGAGATCGCGATGCGCAATTCGCGCTTCCCGGCCGGGCCTGCCCTGATCTACACCCAGGCCGAGATGGCCGCGTTCCTCGCGGGTGCCAAGGACGGCGAATTCGATGACGTTCTCAGGTGA